Sequence from the Devosia yakushimensis genome:
CGGAGCCGCCTGCCGCAACGGCCGCGCCCCCGGCAGCAAGGCCGGTCCCGACGGCCGCACCGGCGCCGAGCTGCGGGCCGCCCGAGACGATGCCGTTGGCGATGCCTGGGCCAAAGATGCCGAGGCCGAGGAGCGACAATGCGGCCAGCACGATGGCCATCGCATCATCGATGGTCGGCTGCTCACCGCCGAAGCCGGCGGTGAACTCGCCGAACAGCGTAGAGCCGATGCCGATGATGACGGCGAGCACCAGGATCTTGATGCCCGAGGAGATGACATTCCCCAGGACGCGCTCGGCCATGAAGGCGGATTGGCTGAAGAGGCCAAACGGGATCAGGACGAATCCGGCCAGCGTGGTCAGCTTGAATTCGATCAGCGTGACGAAGAGCTGGACGCTGAGGATGAAGAAGGCGAGCAGCACCAGCACCCAGGCGATCAGCAGGCAGATGATCTGCAGGAAATTCTCGAAGAAGGCCCAGTAGCCGGAGAGCTCGGCGATGGCCTCGAGGAGCGGCCGGCCGGCGTCGAGCCCGGTCTGCGCGACGCGGCCGGGCCGCATCAGGTCCTCGACCGAGAAGCCAGTGCCCGAGGCCATGAGGCCAAGGCCGGCAAAAGAGTCGAAGACGATGCGCGCGAGGCTGTTCCAGTTGCCGATCAGGTAGGCGAAGATGCCGACAAAGATGGTCTTCTTGACGAGTCGCGCGATGATGTCTTCGTCGGCGCCCCAGGCCCAGAACAGAGCCGCCAGTGTGATGTCGATGACAATCAGCGTCGAGGCAATGAAGCCGACTTCACCACCCAGCAGGCCAAAGCCGCTGTCGATGTAGGAGGTGAAAACCTCCAGGAACCGATCGATGACGCCTGTGCCTTCCATGGCTAGTGCGCTCCGGCCGGTGAGAGGAAGCGGCGGCGGTTCTCTTCCCATGTGTCGAGGCAACCGGTGTCGCGGGTGGCCGCCTCGCCCATCTGCTGGCAGCGCTTCAACGCATCGCCCAGCGCTGACGGGCGAGTTGCCTCAGGGCCGGCGGCAGCCGGAAGGATCGCGGCGGAAAGGTCCTCGCGCGCACGGTGGATCGCCTCGGCCGTCATGGCCAAGGCGAGCACGATGATCAGCGCAATGCGGGCGAGCATCTTGCCGTGCATGGATCACCCCCTCCTTGCTGTCAGTTGCTGCCCGGGAACATCCTGGCGGAGCCGGGCTGGTAGCCGGCGCCGGGCTCGAGGAACCGGCGACGCTGTTCGCGGCCCTGCTCGGCAGCGGCCGCCTGCTCAGCGGCGGAGAGCGCGTCGGCCCGACCATTGGCGGCGAGCATCGCCGTGAGGTCGGCGAGTTGCTGGGCCTGAAGGGCGAGGATCTGGTTGCCCGCCTGGGTCGCCTGCAGCGCGCCCGTCGCGCCCTGGCTTTCTCCGACGAGGGCCGAGAGTTCCGCGCGCTGCGTCTCGATGTTGCCGACGACGCCGGCCTGGACGCGCATTGCATCCTGGAGCGCGCCGACAGTATTGCCCCAGCGTTCGCGAGCCAGGTCGATGAGGTCCTGGTCGGAGGCTGTGAGGTCCATGTCGGCGTATTGCTGCGAGAATATCTGGTCGATCTGCTGCACGTCGAAGGCAATGCGCTGGGCCTCCCCCAGCAGTTGCTGGGTGCGCTGGACCGACTGCTGAATCTGCTGGAGCGAGGAGTAAGGCAGACTCGCGAGATTGCGCGCCTGGTTGATCAGCATCTGGGCTTCGTTCTGGAGGCTCTGGATTTGATTGTTGATCTGTTCGAGGGCGCGGGCCGCCTGCAGCACGTTCTCGGCGTAGTTGGACGGGTCGAACACGATGTCGCCGAAGCCGAACAGGGCATGGGCAGGTGTGACGGTGAGCGGCGACAACGCCACCGGCGACGTCAGGATGGTCGTGACGAACAGGATGTGACGGATGCGCGAGCGGGAACGGATCATGGGAGGATCTCCTCAGGGGGTTGATCGAGCGCCGCGGTCGGTGCGGCGAGATTGGTGAGGTTGGGGATGAGGTCGGCGGCCCAGTCGAGCGCGTGAGCGCGGAGCCAGGCGCCGAGGAATCCGTCGCGCCCGTGCTCGCCCAGCACCTCTTCGATCAGGGCGTGATCCGACTTTGCGGACGCCGCGCACAGCGCCAGCGCGACGTCGCCGAGACCGAGCTCGAACAGGCGGTTGCCGCGGCGGGATTGCGCGTAATAGTCGCGCTTGGGCAGAGCCCGGGCGATGATCTCGATCTGGCGGTCGTTGAGACCGAAGCGCTGATAGATTGCCCTAAGCTGGGGCTCGATCGCGCGATCGTTGGGCAAGAGGATGCGCGAGTGGCAGGAGTCGATGATCTCGGCGGCGATCGTGCTCTTTTCGAGCTGAGCCAGGGACTGGGTGGCAAAGATCACGCTGGCGTTCTTCTTGCGCAGCGTGACCAGCCACTGGGCGAGTTGGCTGGCAAAACCGGGATCGCTCAGCGCCAGCCAGCCCTCGTCGACGATGACGAGCGTCGGTCTTCCATCGAGCCGCCCGGCGATGCGGTGGAAGAGATAGGCGAGCGTGGCCGGCGCGGCGCCGGTGCCAAGCAGCCCCTCGGTCTCGAAAGCCAGGACGGACGCCGATCCGAGGGTTTCCGTTTCGGCGTCGAGCAGCCGCCCATACGGTCCGCCGACACAATAAGGCTCGAGCGCGCGCTTCAGGTCATTGGACTGAAGCAGCACGGTGAGCCCGGTGACCGTACGTTCCGCGACGGGGGCCGAGGCCAGTGAGGTGAGTGCCGTCCAGATGTGTTCCTTGACGTCAGGCATGATGAGCACGCCCTCGCGGGCGAGGATGGCGACGAGCCAGTCGGCGGCCCAGGCGCGTTCGGGCGTGTGCTCGATGCCGGCAAAGGGCTGGAGCGAGACGGAGGTCTCGGCGCCTTCGGTCAGTTCGCCACCGAGGTCGTGCCAGTCGCCGCCCATGGCCAGCACTGCGGTGCGGATCGAGCCGCCGAAATCGAAGGCGAAGACCTGGGAATTGTCGTAGCGGCGGAACTGCAGGGCCATCAGCGCCAGCAGCACCGACTTGCCCGCGCCGGTTGGCCCGACGACCAGGGTATGGCCGACGTCACCAACATGAAGGGACAACCGGAACGGGGTCGAGCCTTCCGTCCTGCCAAAGAGCAGTGGGGGTGCTCGGAAATGCTCGTCCCGTTCCGGCCCCGCCCACACCGCCGAGAGCGGGATCATGTGGGCGAGATTCAGTGTGCTGATAGGCGGCTGCCGCACATTGGCGTAAAGGTGCCCGGGCAGCGTGCCGAGCCAGGCATCGACCGCATTGATGGTCTCCACCATGCCGGTGAAGTCGCGGCCCTGGATAACCTTCTCGATCAGCCGGAGCTTCTCGTCGGCGATGCCGGGGTCGTCGTCCCAGACCGTCACGGTCGCGGTGACATAGGCCTCGCCGGCATAGTCGGCGCCCAGTTCCTGGAGCGCGAGATCCGCATCGGCGGCCTTGTTCGCCGCGTCCGTGTCGACCAGCGCGGAGGCTTCGTTGGTCAGCACCTCCTTGACGATCGCGGCGATGGACTTGCGTTTGGCAAACCACTGGCGGCGGATGCGTGTCACCAACCGCGTGGCATCGGTCTTGTCGAGCAGGATGGCGCGTGTGGCCCAGCGGTAGGGGAAGGCGAGGCGGTTGAGCTGGTCGAGAATTCCTGGCGTCGTCGTGCCCGGAAAGCCAACAATGGTGAGAACCCTCAGATGCGTGTCGCCCAGGCGCGGCGCGAGCCCGCCAGCGAGCGGCTGATCGGCGAGCAGCGCGTCGAGATACATTGGCGTCTCGGGGACACCAACGCGGTGACGCTTGGTCGAAACTGTCGAGTGCAGATAGGTCAGCGTCTCTGCGTCATCGAGCCAGCGGCATTCGGGCATGAAGCCGTCGAGCAGTGCCAGCACACGATCGGTGCGATCGACGAACCCCTTGAGGATTTCCCAGGGGTTGACCCCGGTCTGCTCGCGACCCTCGTAGAGCCAGGTCTCGGCGCGGACGGAATCTTCGGCCGGCGGCAGATGGACGATGGTGAGGAAATAACTCGACTCGAAATGGCTGCCGGCTTCTTCGAAGTCGGCCTTGCGCTCGGCGTCGATCAGGGCGGAGGCGGCATCGGGGAACGTGCTTCGCGGATAGGTCGCAGCCTCGTGCCGCTGCGCCTCGACGAAGATGCTCCAGCCCGAGCCAAGGCGACGAAAGGCGTTGTTGAGGCGGCCGGCAACACCGACCAGTTCGGCCGGAACCGAACTGTCGAGGTCGGGTCCGCGAAATTTTGCCGAGCGCTGGAAACTGCCGTCCTTATTGAGGACAACGCCCCGGCCGACCAGGGCGGCCCATGGGAGATAGTCGGCGAGACGGGCACCGGTGCGCCGATATTCTGCGAGGTTCATCATTGCGCGCCTCACAATCCAAGATGCGCGGGGATGCGCAGATGCCGGCGTACGACCTCGACGAAAAGCGGATCGCGCCGAGCCGCCCAGACGGCGGCCAGGTGTCCGATCGCCCACAGCACGATGCCGACGATCCAGAGCCGGAGGCCGAGACCGAGCGCGGCGGCCAATGTGCCGTTGAGGATGGCGACCGAACGCGGAGCGCCGCCGAGCAGGATCGGCTCGGTCAGTGCCCGACGGACGGGCGCGGAGAAACCCGGGACCTCCTCCATCAAATCACCGCCCCGCCACCGAAGCTGAAGAAGGAGAGGAAGAAGCTTGAGGCCGCGAAGGCGATTGACAGACCGAAGACGATCTGGACCAGCCGCCTGAAGCCGCCCGAGGTATCGCCGAAGGCGAGCGTCAGGCCGGTGACGATGATGATGATCACCGCGATGATCTTGGCGACCGGCCCTTCGATGGATTCGAGGATCTGCTGCAGCGGCTCCTCCCATGGCATGGAGGATCCGGCGGCATAGGCGGCTTTCGTCATGACGAAGGTGAGCGAGGTGGCGAGCGCGGTCGCGGCGAGGCGCGCACGGGCGCGCAGGGTCATTGTCATTGCGGGGCTCCATTGGGTTCGGGATTGGGGATCGTGGGGGCAAGGACGTAGTCGCCGGTCGTTTCGAGCCCGGTGACGTGGACGAGTTCGGCGAGCCGCCGTGCCGACCCACGACCCGAGAGCACGGCGATGACGTCGATGGTCTCGGCGATGAGCGCCCGTGGGACGGTGACGACGGCTTCCTGGATGAGTTGTTCGAGGCGCCGCAGCGCGCCGATGGCGGTGCCCGCATGAATGGTGCCGATGCCGCCCGGGTGGCCGGTCGACCAGGCTTTCAGCAGGTCGAGCGCCTCGGCGCCGCGCACCTCGCCGATCGGTATCCGATCGGGCCGCAGCCGCAGGGAGGAGCGCACGAGCTCCGATAGCGAGACGACGCCATCGCGGGTGCGCAACGCCACGAGGTTGGGCGCCGCGCATTGCAGTTCGCGCGTGTCTTCGATGAGGACAACTCGATCGCCGGTGCGCGCGACCTCGGCGAGAAGGGCGTTCGTCAGCGTCGTCTTGCCGGTCGACGTGCCGCCCGCAACGAGGATGTTCTGCCGTTCCGTGACAGCCCGGCGCAGCGCGTCGGCCTGCGCATCGGACATGATGCCGGCCGCCACATAATCCGCGAGCGAGAACACCGCGACGGCGGGCTTGCGGATCGCAAAGGCCGGGGCGGCCACAACGGGCGGCAGCAGGCCCTCGAACCGCTCCCCCGTACCGGGCAACTCGGCGGAGACGCGTGGGGCACCGGAATGGACTTCGGCACCGACATGGTGCGCCACGAGGCGGATGATGCGTTCGCCATCTGTGGCCGAAAGCTGCTCGCCGGTATCGGCAAGCCCAGTGGCCAGCCGGTCGATCCAGAGCCGCCCGTCGGGGTTGAGCATCACCTCGACGATCGCGGGATCGTCCAGAAACCTGGCGACGGCCGGGCCAAGGGCGGTGCGCAGCATGCGCGTGCCGCGTTCAACCGCCACCGACTCTCTGGAAGAAACAACCACGTCGTCCCCACTCCGCTTGTGGGCCTGCACGACGGAGGCCCTGGATCGGGGATGAGTAGAAAAGGCAGGAATGGGCCGGCGGCAACAAGCCTCAAGCGGCCGTCGTACCCTGGCGTGGAATTACAGGGTAACGGCGGAAGCGCCTGCCCGGCGTCCGCCTATTCCGAGCCGCTCGCCGACGAATCGGGCGCTGGAGTGATGTCTTCGGGTATCTCGTTCCGGAGCTTGGGACCCTGCGCGAGCCGGCGACCAAGCGCCGATACGAAGGCGTCGTAGCGCTTGCCCGACTGCGCGCGCGCCGCCGCCTGCGCCGGCTCTGGGAGCTGCGGCGTTGTCGTCAGCCAGAAGCGCACGAATACCGCGAGTGTCTCGACCGAAACCCCCAGATCCCGTTCCAGCCGAACGAGACGCCGGTCGATCTGGTCGAGGCGTTTGGTCAGCGCCGCCTCCTGTCGCTCGGCAGCGTCAGGCGAGAGGAAGGATGCGATGGCGGCCTCCGCCACCAGTGACCGGGACAGGTCGCGGCGGGCGGCATGGTCCACCAGGGCCTTCATGACCGGCGGATCGAGATAGATGGACAGTCGCTGTTTCTTGCCGGGTTTCACCATGGCGAGCCTCACAGCATGCCGTCGCCAGGATCGAGATCGGCCTGCCGCGCGATCCTCTGCATCGAGCGATTGAGGTTTTGAGCCAGCACCGCCGCCTCGTCGTTGGCATCACGATCGACGTCGAATTCGTCGTCAGGGGCGGGGTTGGGCTCGGGCACGACCTTGCTGCTGAGTTCAGGCTGCCGGCGTTTTTCGGATTCGGTCGGATCCTCGTCATCGACCGGCGCCACGGAGGGAAGATCGCCAGTTGCGAGGCCTGGGCGCGTAGGTATTGCCAGAACACTCCAGTCGTCCTCGGCCGTGTCGCGTCGATGCTGGGTCGCCGGCGGCCGCAGAATGCGTTCCTTGAAGCGGCCGTCCTCAAAGTAGCGCGCCTTGTGTGCGCGGATGGGGTGAGTGCCGGCGACCATGACGATCTCGTCGCTTGGCGGGAGTTGCATGACCTCACCGGGTGTCAGGAGCGGACGTGCCGTCTCCTGGCGCGAGACCATCAGGTGGCCGAGCCAGGGTGAGAGGCGATGCCCGGCATAGTTCTTCATCGCCCGCATTTCCGTCGCGGTGCCGAGTGCGTCCGACACCCGCTTGGCGGTGCGCTCGTCGTTGGTCGCGAAGGAAACCCGGACGTGACAATTGTCGAGGATGGAGTTGTTCGGTCCATAGGCGCGTTCGATCTGGTTGAGCGACTGGGCGATGAGGAACGCCTTGAGGCCGTAGCCCGCCATGAAGGCGAGCGCGGACTCGAAGAAGTCGAGGCGGCCAAGGGCGGGGAACTCATCGAGCATCAGCAACAGGCGGTGACGGCTGGACCTGGCGTTGAGGTCTTCGGTGAGCCGCCGCCCGATCTGATTGAGCAGGAGACGCACCAGCGGCTTGGTGCGATTGATGTCGGATGGCGGCACGACGAGGTACAGCGTGGTTGGGCGATCGGCCGCCACGATTTCGCCGATGCGCCAGTCACAGCGCGACGTCACTGCCGCCACCACCGGATCGCGGTAGAGTCCAAGGAAGCTCATCGCAGTGCTCAGTACGCCCGACCGTTCATTGTCGGACTTGTTGAGCAGTTCGCGCGCGGCTGAGGCCACGACTGGGTGCGGACCTGCATCGCCCAGGTGTCGTATCTTCATCATCGCCGCGAGCGTCGCCTCGATCGAGCGGGCTGGGTCGGACAGGAAATTCGCGACACCCGCGAGCGTCTTGTCCTTTTCGGCATAGAGGACGTGGAGAATGGCGCCGACCAACAGGGCGTGGGAGGTCTTCTCCCAATGATTGCGGCGCTCCAGCGAGCCTTCGGGATCGACCAGGATGTCGGCGATGTTCTGGACGTCCCGAACTTCCCACTCGCCGCGGCGGACTTCGAGCAGCGGGTTATAGGCCGCGGATTCGGTGTTGGTCGGGTCGAACAGGAGGACGCGACCATGTCGTGCCCGAAAGCCCGCAGTGAGAGTCCAGTTTTCGCCCTTGATGTCATGGACGATGGCCGAACCCGGCCAGGTCAGCAGCGAGGGGATGACGAGACCGACGCCTTTGCCCGACCGTGTGGGCGCGAAGCATAGAACATGCTCGGGGCCGTCGTGGCGGAGGTAGTCGCGCTCGTAACGACCGAGGACGACGCCGTCGGCGCCGAGCAGGCCGGCCTCCTTGATCTCGGGATGTGTGGCCCAGCGTGCCGAGCCATAGGTCTCGACGTTATCCGCCTCGCGAGCGCGCAGGACGGACATGAGGATGGCAGCTCCGATCGAAACGAAGCCGCCGGAGGCCGCGATGATACCGCCTTCATGAAAGATCGAGCGCGCATAGGCGTCGTAGGAGAACCACCACCAGAAGAAGGCTGGTGGATGATAGACTGGCCAACCAGCGAGGTGAAACCATGGCGCGCCAAGCTGCGGCTGAAAGCCGAGACGCCACGCTGTCCATTGGGTGGAGCACCAGACCGCCGCCAGCACGATCAGGCCGACAACGATGATCTGTCCCCAGAGGATTTTCGTGCCCGTCATAGCGGTGCTCCTTTTGGAGCACAGGTCGGAATATCCAGGCATCGGTTTCAAGGTAATATGGAGGTGGGTCGCACGGTGGGCGGTTGCAGAGTGAAAAAACAAGAGCGATGCGGCTTGCGCTTGAATAAGACTGGTGTGCGGCGCAGACTAACTTCCGCGGGGCAGTATTTTTAAGGTCGTCAGCCGTCCCGCATAGGGGGTGACATGAGGGTTCTGGCTGCGCTTATTGCAATCTCCACCGCGACATTCTCAGGTGCGGCATTCGCGGCCTGTACGGTCCCAAGCTACAATATGTTCTATGGTACTCCTGACGGCTATTCCGCGACGGATGCCTTCGTCGGAAAGTTCGACTATCCGGCGGCTCCAACCGAACCGCTCCCCGCCTTTATGGCGATCGACTTCACCAGTGATTGGAAAGCCTATCTACAAGGCGCTCTCGACTACGCCTTTGAGGGGAACGAGGCGGTAGATTTTGATGTCGCCCAGAACAGTACACGCGACTGGTACCACGCCCTGTGGATGCATCCTGACGCTTCGGGTCGTGAGTTTCTACGCGGATTGACCCAGGAGAGGGCGTCTCGCCCGGACCAATACAAGGACGGGCTCGCGAAAGAATTTCAGACCTGGGCGATCGGGTTCTACAATTCCTTCGGTGCCTCCGAATTTCATGAAATCTGGGCAAATCCCTGCGACCCGGATGTGTCGGGATTGCTCTTCCCAGTGGGTACCGTCACATTCAAGCTTCTCTTCACCGAAGCGACGTCGACGGATCTTCCCTACCTCGCGAACGCGCCCTCCTGGATGGCACACATTGGTCGATCCGATCCGGTCGTTGATGGTGTGCAGCCGGAGCGGGTCAGGGCCATGCAACTGCTTCAGGTCGATATCGCGGTCAGGGATGACGACGCCACCGAGACTGGTTGGGTATTTGGAACGTTCGTCTATAGCAACGACGTCGTCTCCGCGGACCCCTGGAGGAAGCTCAAGCCTGTCGGCCTGAGTTGGGGAAATGATCCGACCGTCCTTCCTGGAAATCCGCTCAGTGAGAATGTGACCGACCTGACATTGGCCGGCACACTCTTTGGCTGGCCGGAGCGACTTGAACTTGGTTGGGGCGGGCGCATGAACGGACCCGCCGACAATCTCTTGAGCTCATGCACATCCTGCCACGGTACCGCGCAATTCCCGAGGAGCGACGACTTTGGCAATTTCCCGAGACTGGCCGTCGCTCCCGCCAACTACTCGCAGCGCCTGCTCGACTATTTCCGGAACATCGCCCCAGGGGTGGCTTTTGACCCCATAACGAAGTTCCGTAATTCCTCCGTCGAGGTTCCAGCGTTCCCGCTCGACTACTCGCTGCAGATTCAATCGGGCCTTGAGCGGATATGCAACGCGGCGAGGAGGACGGATCCACCCTTTGACACCGAGCCGGTGCCTGCGGTCTGCGTAGAAGCAAACTATCTCGCCACGCCCATGATGGCGGAGCCGATCACCGATGAGGCTCTCAAGCGCCAAGAACTCAACAGGATCGACTGGGATCAATACGAGCCGCCCATTCGCTAAGGTGCTTGGGATTCGCCGCCTATAGGCCGATCCCCCGCTTCCGACTGAAGCTCCAATCGACACCGGCGTCTCCGCGGGCGACGCCTGAGATATGCTGGCCCAGCTTCTTCTCGAGTGACGGCGTCCACGGAACGAGCTGGAATCCGAGCCCGTCGTCGATCATGGCAAACCGACCCGATGCGAGGGCAAAACGTTGCCGGTAGGTGCCGGCAACGTATTCGCCGGTCGCTGCCTTGTTGAACGGCCGGCCGAACTGGTCGGCGAGCTTTTCGCCGAGCGCCTCGACTTCCTGACGGCGCAGTGTGTCGAGCAGGCGGCGCGCGAAGACCACACGACTGCCCTGGCGCTGGGCCAGCCCTTCGTCGGCCAGATGCTCGGCGCGACGGTCGAGCGCCTCACGCACTTCCTGGCCGAAGTTACCTTCGCCAAGCGCGACCGGATCGCGGCTGATAGCCTGGCGGTCGAGCCAGGTGGCGCCGGTCGCCGAGACTTGACTCTCGATCGGCAGGTCCGACCGAACCGCGATCGCCACCCTTTGATGGCCCTGCGCGTCCTCGAACCGGCGCAGTTCGATGATCGAGCCCGGCGCGCCGTCGCCGGTGGCGTCGAGGTCGGGCAGCTTGATGTGGTGGGTACGGCCGTCGACGCCGTCGACCACGACATAGGCGGTTCCCTTCAATTCGTCGTCGAGGCCGCGATCAACCAGGCGTCCGATGACCGGTCCGTCGACACGCTCGCCGGCGAGCACGAAGCTGGCCGCGCCGCGGTCAATGCCGCGCTCATTCATCGCGCGGTGCATGCGTTTGATGATATCGCCGCGCTCGCCCATCTGGCGCATTGTGACTTCGGCGTCTTCAGCCAGAAACCATTGGCTATGGCCGACCTGATGAGCAACGCCCAAGACCTCGAGCGTTCGCAGCCTGCCGACCTTCAGCGCGTGAAAATCGTCGGGCTGCTCGCCGGCGCGTGGCGCGAGATCGATGATGCGGGTTTGATGAGCGTCGCGTCT
This genomic interval carries:
- a CDS encoding VirB3 family type IV secretion system protein, which encodes MEEVPGFSAPVRRALTEPILLGGAPRSVAILNGTLAAALGLGLRLWIVGIVLWAIGHLAAVWAARRDPLFVEVVRRHLRIPAHLGL
- the trbE gene encoding conjugal transfer protein TrbE, with amino-acid sequence MMNLAEYRRTGARLADYLPWAALVGRGVVLNKDGSFQRSAKFRGPDLDSSVPAELVGVAGRLNNAFRRLGSGWSIFVEAQRHEAATYPRSTFPDAASALIDAERKADFEEAGSHFESSYFLTIVHLPPAEDSVRAETWLYEGREQTGVNPWEILKGFVDRTDRVLALLDGFMPECRWLDDAETLTYLHSTVSTKRHRVGVPETPMYLDALLADQPLAGGLAPRLGDTHLRVLTIVGFPGTTTPGILDQLNRLAFPYRWATRAILLDKTDATRLVTRIRRQWFAKRKSIAAIVKEVLTNEASALVDTDAANKAADADLALQELGADYAGEAYVTATVTVWDDDPGIADEKLRLIEKVIQGRDFTGMVETINAVDAWLGTLPGHLYANVRQPPISTLNLAHMIPLSAVWAGPERDEHFRAPPLLFGRTEGSTPFRLSLHVGDVGHTLVVGPTGAGKSVLLALMALQFRRYDNSQVFAFDFGGSIRTAVLAMGGDWHDLGGELTEGAETSVSLQPFAGIEHTPERAWAADWLVAILAREGVLIMPDVKEHIWTALTSLASAPVAERTVTGLTVLLQSNDLKRALEPYCVGGPYGRLLDAETETLGSASVLAFETEGLLGTGAAPATLAYLFHRIAGRLDGRPTLVIVDEGWLALSDPGFASQLAQWLVTLRKKNASVIFATQSLAQLEKSTIAAEIIDSCHSRILLPNDRAIEPQLRAIYQRFGLNDRQIEIIARALPKRDYYAQSRRGNRLFELGLGDVALALCAASAKSDHALIEEVLGEHGRDGFLGAWLRAHALDWAADLIPNLTNLAAPTAALDQPPEEILP
- the trbK-alt gene encoding putative entry exclusion protein TrbK-alt — protein: MHGKMLARIALIIVLALAMTAEAIHRAREDLSAAILPAAAGPEATRPSALGDALKRCQQMGEAATRDTGCLDTWEENRRRFLSPAGAH
- a CDS encoding TrbC/VirB2 family protein is translated as MTMTLRARARLAATALATSLTFVMTKAAYAAGSSMPWEEPLQQILESIEGPVAKIIAVIIIIVTGLTLAFGDTSGGFRRLVQIVFGLSIAFAASSFFLSFFSFGGGAVI
- the trbB gene encoding P-type conjugative transfer ATPase TrbB; translation: MLRTALGPAVARFLDDPAIVEVMLNPDGRLWIDRLATGLADTGEQLSATDGERIIRLVAHHVGAEVHSGAPRVSAELPGTGERFEGLLPPVVAAPAFAIRKPAVAVFSLADYVAAGIMSDAQADALRRAVTERQNILVAGGTSTGKTTLTNALLAEVARTGDRVVLIEDTRELQCAAPNLVALRTRDGVVSLSELVRSSLRLRPDRIPIGEVRGAEALDLLKAWSTGHPGGIGTIHAGTAIGALRRLEQLIQEAVVTVPRALIAETIDVIAVLSGRGSARRLAELVHVTGLETTGDYVLAPTIPNPEPNGAPQ
- the trbJ gene encoding P-type conjugative transfer protein TrbJ, producing MIRSRSRIRHILFVTTILTSPVALSPLTVTPAHALFGFGDIVFDPSNYAENVLQAARALEQINNQIQSLQNEAQMLINQARNLASLPYSSLQQIQQSVQRTQQLLGEAQRIAFDVQQIDQIFSQQYADMDLTASDQDLIDLARERWGNTVGALQDAMRVQAGVVGNIETQRAELSALVGESQGATGALQATQAGNQILALQAQQLADLTAMLAANGRADALSAAEQAAAAEQGREQRRRFLEPGAGYQPGSARMFPGSN
- a CDS encoding conjugal transfer protein TraG encodes the protein MTGTKILWGQIIVVGLIVLAAVWCSTQWTAWRLGFQPQLGAPWFHLAGWPVYHPPAFFWWWFSYDAYARSIFHEGGIIAASGGFVSIGAAILMSVLRAREADNVETYGSARWATHPEIKEAGLLGADGVVLGRYERDYLRHDGPEHVLCFAPTRSGKGVGLVIPSLLTWPGSAIVHDIKGENWTLTAGFRARHGRVLLFDPTNTESAAYNPLLEVRRGEWEVRDVQNIADILVDPEGSLERRNHWEKTSHALLVGAILHVLYAEKDKTLAGVANFLSDPARSIEATLAAMMKIRHLGDAGPHPVVASAARELLNKSDNERSGVLSTAMSFLGLYRDPVVAAVTSRCDWRIGEIVAADRPTTLYLVVPPSDINRTKPLVRLLLNQIGRRLTEDLNARSSRHRLLLMLDEFPALGRLDFFESALAFMAGYGLKAFLIAQSLNQIERAYGPNNSILDNCHVRVSFATNDERTAKRVSDALGTATEMRAMKNYAGHRLSPWLGHLMVSRQETARPLLTPGEVMQLPPSDEIVMVAGTHPIRAHKARYFEDGRFKERILRPPATQHRRDTAEDDWSVLAIPTRPGLATGDLPSVAPVDDEDPTESEKRRQPELSSKVVPEPNPAPDDEFDVDRDANDEAAVLAQNLNRSMQRIARQADLDPGDGML
- a CDS encoding CopG family transcriptional regulator — its product is MVKPGKKQRLSIYLDPPVMKALVDHAARRDLSRSLVAEAAIASFLSPDAAERQEAALTKRLDQIDRRLVRLERDLGVSVETLAVFVRFWLTTTPQLPEPAQAAARAQSGKRYDAFVSALGRRLAQGPKLRNEIPEDITPAPDSSASGSE
- the trbL gene encoding P-type conjugative transfer protein TrbL, translated to MEGTGVIDRFLEVFTSYIDSGFGLLGGEVGFIASTLIVIDITLAALFWAWGADEDIIARLVKKTIFVGIFAYLIGNWNSLARIVFDSFAGLGLMASGTGFSVEDLMRPGRVAQTGLDAGRPLLEAIAELSGYWAFFENFLQIICLLIAWVLVLLAFFILSVQLFVTLIEFKLTTLAGFVLIPFGLFSQSAFMAERVLGNVISSGIKILVLAVIIGIGSTLFGEFTAGFGGEQPTIDDAMAIVLAALSLLGLGIFGPGIANGIVSGGPQLGAGAAVGTGLAAGGAAVAAGGS
- a CDS encoding relaxase/mobilization nuclease domain-containing protein, which encodes MSDDRTFRIRPGRIRSSKAQRARPFIAQALAAAQKAGSSVSRQGRIGPGNRSRFGRGQRASVQANRLLTARSRGAVIKARVVRMNLRGGNLPNHLSYLRREGVTRDGEKARLFGQGTEEVDSVDFAERCKDDRHHFRFIVSPDDALEMADLKSFTRDLVDQMETDLGTKLDWVAVDHWNTEHPHIHLIVRGVRDDGENLVISRDYIKEGMRDRARDLITQELGPRTDHDIRRALERQVQAERWTNLDRQLRRDAHQTRIIDLAPRAGEQPDDFHALKVGRLRTLEVLGVAHQVGHSQWFLAEDAEVTMRQMGERGDIIKRMHRAMNERGIDRGAASFVLAGERVDGPVIGRLVDRGLDDELKGTAYVVVDGVDGRTHHIKLPDLDATGDGAPGSIIELRRFEDAQGHQRVAIAVRSDLPIESQVSATGATWLDRQAISRDPVALGEGNFGQEVREALDRRAEHLADEGLAQRQGSRVVFARRLLDTLRRQEVEALGEKLADQFGRPFNKAATGEYVAGTYRQRFALASGRFAMIDDGLGFQLVPWTPSLEKKLGQHISGVARGDAGVDWSFSRKRGIGL